A part of Gemmatimonas groenlandica genomic DNA contains:
- the argR gene encoding arginine repressor, whose amino-acid sequence MSDKNKRHQVIREIVSAKTVASQEELRRQLAKRGWDVTQSTLSRDLRELRLARIPDTQGHSRYAFSDSTGNDEELAQLERMLPQLLTAAEGVQVLVVARTIKSGAQPVAEALDQLEWPDVAGTIAGDDTVLIICRSTEGRERVLKKLRAYLRTT is encoded by the coding sequence TTGTCCGACAAGAACAAGCGCCACCAAGTCATTCGCGAGATCGTCTCGGCGAAAACCGTGGCCAGCCAGGAAGAGCTGCGACGACAGCTCGCCAAACGCGGCTGGGACGTGACCCAGTCCACGCTCTCGCGCGATCTGCGCGAACTCCGCCTCGCCCGCATCCCCGACACGCAGGGCCATTCCCGATACGCCTTCTCCGATTCCACCGGCAACGATGAGGAGCTGGCGCAGCTCGAGCGAATGCTGCCGCAGCTGCTCACGGCGGCGGAAGGCGTGCAGGTCCTCGTGGTGGCCCGCACGATAAAGTCGGGAGCACAGCCCGTGGCCGAAGCGCTCGATCAACTGGAGTGGCCCGACGTGGCCGGCACCATCGCCGGTGATGACACGGTACTCATCATCTGTCGCTCCACCGAGGGGCGCGAGCGCGTACTCAAGAAGCTGCGCGCCTATCTGCGGACCACCTAG
- the argC gene encoding N-acetyl-gamma-glutamyl-phosphate reductase: MHTLPDFPQLPITTVTEPAYRVGVLGASGYSGRELCALILGHPNLSLAFATANAQRGTTLRVKAGGQVHAIPMVGPDEVDLSSADLVFAALPHGASAEWVAKVIAAGARVVDLSSDLRPGHGGTDHAPAGVPHDAPYGLPELFRAPLHGARVVANPGCYATSILVALAPLAKAGLIAPGATVNIAAASGVSGAGASPKLELLFAEVTENFRAYGVGNSHRHLFEMRASLAALGADCDLLFTPHLLPIDRGILSTITVPLTRPIDDALAPFRDMYANEPFVELTNDLPALSDVQHRNVVRIGARIPTGVRTPTLLVFSAIDNLVKGAAGQAIQNANLMLGLNETAGLMR; this comes from the coding sequence GTGCATACTCTACCGGACTTCCCGCAACTCCCCATCACGACCGTTACCGAACCCGCGTACCGCGTGGGCGTGCTCGGCGCGAGCGGCTACTCAGGGCGTGAGCTCTGCGCTCTCATCCTCGGTCATCCCAATCTCAGCCTCGCGTTCGCTACGGCGAATGCGCAGCGTGGCACCACGTTGCGCGTGAAGGCGGGCGGTCAGGTACACGCCATTCCGATGGTGGGTCCGGATGAGGTCGATCTGTCGAGCGCCGATCTGGTGTTCGCGGCCCTGCCGCATGGCGCGTCGGCCGAGTGGGTAGCGAAGGTGATTGCCGCAGGTGCCCGCGTGGTCGACCTGTCGAGCGATCTGCGTCCGGGACACGGTGGGACCGATCACGCGCCGGCCGGAGTGCCCCACGATGCACCGTACGGATTGCCCGAGCTCTTTCGCGCCCCGTTGCACGGCGCGCGCGTCGTGGCCAATCCCGGGTGCTACGCCACGAGCATTCTGGTGGCGCTCGCCCCGTTGGCGAAGGCGGGGCTGATCGCGCCGGGCGCGACGGTGAACATCGCCGCCGCCAGCGGCGTGAGTGGTGCCGGCGCGTCGCCCAAGCTGGAACTGCTGTTCGCCGAAGTGACAGAGAACTTCCGCGCCTACGGCGTGGGCAATTCGCATCGTCATCTGTTCGAGATGCGCGCCAGCCTCGCCGCCCTCGGCGCCGACTGCGATCTGCTGTTCACGCCGCACCTGCTCCCCATCGACCGCGGCATTCTGTCCACGATCACGGTACCGCTCACGCGCCCGATCGACGACGCCCTGGCGCCGTTCCGTGACATGTACGCCAACGAGCCGTTCGTGGAGCTCACCAACGATCTCCCCGCACTGTCCGACGTGCAGCATCGCAACGTGGTGCGCATCGGCGCGCGGATTCCGACCGGCGTGCGCACGCCGACGCTGCTGGTGTTCAGCGCGATCGACAACCTGGTGAAGGGCGCGGCCGGTCAGGCGATCCAGAACGCGAACTTGATGCTGGGCTTGAACGAAACCGCGGGGCTCATGCGATAA
- the argB gene encoding acetylglutamate kinase → MFIVKLGGRTQNDPALPAALAALWRATNGGVVVVHGGGDQISTLQRLRGEEPVFVGGRRVTTDTALELVRMVLSGLANKQMVSALVAAGAPAVGISGEDAALLRATPIDVATFGHSGTPAAVDPKLVHALLAAGFLPVISPVAAREAESGGGAYNVNGDDAAAAIAAALGADELFLMADVPGVLDGDKTLVPRLTLDDAQALVTSGVAGGGMAAKLDACAQALAGGVHRVRIGDLAALTVPEAGTAIVARVDATDAVSSR, encoded by the coding sequence ATGTTCATTGTCAAACTCGGTGGCCGCACCCAAAACGATCCTGCATTGCCGGCGGCGCTGGCGGCGCTGTGGCGCGCCACGAATGGTGGCGTGGTCGTCGTGCATGGCGGTGGCGATCAGATCAGCACCTTGCAGCGTTTACGTGGCGAGGAGCCGGTGTTCGTGGGTGGCCGTCGGGTGACGACTGACACGGCGCTGGAACTCGTGCGCATGGTGTTGTCGGGGCTGGCCAACAAACAGATGGTGTCGGCGCTGGTTGCGGCGGGTGCGCCGGCGGTGGGGATCTCCGGAGAAGACGCGGCGCTGCTGCGGGCCACGCCGATCGATGTGGCCACGTTCGGACATTCCGGCACGCCGGCGGCGGTGGACCCGAAGCTTGTGCACGCGCTGCTCGCGGCGGGCTTTCTGCCGGTGATTTCGCCGGTGGCAGCACGTGAAGCGGAAAGCGGGGGCGGTGCGTACAACGTGAACGGTGATGACGCGGCCGCAGCGATCGCGGCCGCGCTCGGCGCCGATGAATTGTTTCTGATGGCTGATGTGCCCGGCGTGCTCGATGGCGACAAGACGCTCGTGCCGCGTCTCACGCTCGACGATGCGCAGGCGTTGGTGACCAGTGGTGTGGCAGGAGGCGGCATGGCCGCCAAGCTCGATGCCTGCGCGCAGGCGCTGGCCGGTGGTGTACACCGAGTGCGGATTGGCGATCTCGCCGCACTCACTGTTCCCGAGGCGGGAACCGCGATCGTTGCGCGCGTGGACGCAACGGATGCCGTCTCTTCCAGGTAG